In Halomonas denitrificans, the genomic stretch GGGCGGACTTCGCTACTGCATCAATTCGGCTTCGCTGCGCTTCGTTCACCGCGACGACATGGAAGCCGAGGGCTACGGCGAGTACATCGACCAGGTGGAGGAGCGGCGAGATGGCGACTGAAAGCAAGACGGAACGCGCCGTGCTTGCCGGCGGCTGCTTCTGGGGCATGCAGGACCTCATCCGCCGGCTGCCCGGCATCCTCGAGACGCGCGTCGGCTACACGGGCGGCGACGTGCCGAACGCGACCTACCGGAACCACGGCACCCACGCCGAAGGCATCGAGATCCGCTTCGATCCCGAACGGATCTCGTACCGGCGGATCCTCGAATACTTCTTCCAGATCCACGACCCGACCACGCCGAACCGCCAGGGCAACGACCGGGGCCCGTCCTACCGCTCGGCGATCTACTACGTCGACGAGCGGCAGCGGGAGGTCGCGCTCGACACGATCGCCGACGTCGAGGCCTCGGGCCTCTGGCCGGGCAAGGTAGTGACCGAGGTCGAACCGGTCGGTGCGTTCTGGGAGGCCGAACCGGAACATCAGGATTATCTGCTGCGCTATCCGAACGGCTACACCTGCCATTTTCCACGTCCCGAATGGGTCCTGCCGCGCCGGACGGCGGGCGCCTGACCTTCGGCGGGCGCGAAATCCCGCTCAAAATCCCACAAAAATGTGATGGAAAACACGCTTTCGGCGTGACATACTCCCAGGTCTTCTGTGGGGGCGCAGTTGCCGGATCGGCCCCCACGCCGGCTACGGAGGGAGTTCCGGATGCGTGATTCGACCCTGGCACGTGGTGCCTTCGCCGCCCTGACCGTGGCGTTCGTCGCGGGACTCGCGTTGTTCTCCGCCCCGCTGGCCGCGCAGGCCCCGGACCCGGTCTACGACGTACTCGTCGACCTCGACCGGAACGCATCCACCGGCTGCAGCGCGACCTACACCGGCTCCGCGCCCGAACCGGGCTTCGAGCGCCGGCTCCGCGCCACGCTGGATGTCGATACGCAGACCATTGTTTCGGTGGACCTGCAGAGCTGCGACGGTGTCGCCTTCCAGACCGTGATGGCCCTGGGCGGCGCCTACCCGGCCGGCCTGAACGTCGGCGTCGGCGGAACCGACGTCATCGAACTGGCGGTTACTCGCGACGCGCTCGGCGCCGGCAGCCAGGCGCTGATCCGCCTCGCTTTCGCCGCCGACAACTTCACCGGCTCCGACCTCCTGACCACGATCGACGGGTCCGGGGCCGGACCGGGCATCTTCCTCGGCCTGCCCATTTCGGTCCCGACGCTGTCGATCCTGGGCCTGCTCGTGCTCGCCGTGCTCGTCACGGCCATCGCCTGGCGCGCGCACCGTCGTGCGGGCCAGCTCGGCGCGGTCGGTCTGGTCCTGCTGGTGGCCACGGTGGCCTGGGCCATGAACTTTTCCGCCGACGGCGATGTTTCCGACTGGGCAGGTCGCACGCCTTCGGCGTCGGACCCTGCCGGCGACGCCACCGACGGTTCGGCCGTGATCGACCTGCGCGAGGCCTTTGCCGCCTTCGAGGACGGCGGCCTGTTCTTCCGCATCGACGTGACCGATATCGAGAACCAGCCGCCGGTGGTCGTCGACGACGCCTACGCCACGGACGAAGACACGCCGCTGAGCGTGGCCGCGCCCGGCGTGCTGGCCAACGACAGCGACCCCGACGGCGACCCGATCACGGCGGTGCTGCAGACCGGGCCGGGCAACGCCCAGGCGTTCACGCTCAACGCCGACGGCAGCTTCGACTACACGCCGGCCGCCGACTTCAACGGCAGCGACAGCTTCACCTACGTCGCCAACGACGGCCAGGCCGATTCCTCGGTCGCCACGGTGGCGATCACGGTCAACGCGGTCAACGATCCGCCGGTGGCGCAGGACGACAGCGCGACCACGCTCGAGGACAATCCGGTGCCGGTCGATGTGCTGGCCAATGACAGCGACATCGACGGCAGCCTCGACCCCGCCAGCGTCGCGATCACAACGCCGCCGGCCAACGGGGGAACGACCGTCGACCCCGGCACCGGGGTGGTCACCTACACCAAGACCGGCGACTTCAACGGCACGGATTCCTTTGTCTACGAAGTCTGCGACGACGGCACGCCGCTGCCGGCCGAATGCGCGAGCGCAACGGTCACGATCGACGTCCAGGCGGTCAACGATGCGCCCAGCTTCACGCCCGGGCCGGACCCGACCGTGCTCGAGGACGCGGGCGCGCAGACGGTTGCCGCGTGGGCGACCGCGATCAGCGCCGGTCCGCCCGACGAGGCGGGCCAGGTGCTCACCTTCAACGTCACCGGCAACGACAACCCGGGCCTGTTCAGCGCCGGTCCGGCGATCGACGCCGGCAGCGGCGACCTGACCTTCACGCCGGCCGCCGACGCCAACGGCAGCGCGACGATCACGATCACGCTGTCCGATGACGGCGGCACCGCAAATGGCGGCGTCGACACCTCGCCGCCGGCGATCTTCACGATCACCGTCGACCCGGTCAACGATGCGCCGACCTTCACCCCGGGCGGCGACGTCAGCGTGCTCGAGGACAGCGGCGCGTACAGCCAGCCCTGGGCCAGCGCCATCTCGCCCGGTCCGGCCGACGAATCCGGCCAGGTCGTCAGCTTCCCGATCACCGGAAACACGGATCCGGCCCTTTTCGCCGCCGGCCCCTCGATCGCGGCCGACGGTACGCTGAGCTTCACGCCGGCCGCCGACGCCAACGGCAGCGCAACGATCACCGTCGTCGCGATGGACGACGGCGGCACCGCGAACGGCGGGGTCGACACTTCGGCGCCGGCCAGCTTCGTGATCGACCTCACCGCCGTCAACGACGCCCCGAGCTTCACCGCCGGCCCCGACGTGTCCAGCGACGAGGACGCCGGGCCCCAGACCGATGCGGGCTGGGCGACCGCGATCGACCCGGGCGCGCCGGACGAGGGCGGCCAGGTGCTGACCTTCAACGTGGTCGGAAACGACAATCCGACGCTGTTCGCCGCCGGCCCCTCGATCGACCCGGGGAGCGGCGACCTGACCTACACGGCCGCCCCGAACGCCAACGGCGTCGCCAACATCACGATCACCCTGTCCGACGACGGCGGCACCGCCAACGGCGGCGTCGATACCTCGCCGCCGGCGACGTTCTCGATCACGGTCAATCCGATCAACGATCCGCCGACCGTGACCGCTCCCGGGCCCTTCGACGTGCTCGGCAACGTCCGGATCCAGGTCACCGACGGCGCCGACGACCTGCTGGCCAACGCCAGCGACGCGGCCGATGGGCCGGGAGCCCTGCCGCTGTTCATCGGCGGCACCGTGCCGGCCACCACGGTCCAGGGCGGCGACCTGTCGATCAACACCGCCGACGGCACGTTCAGCTACAACCCGCCGGCCGGGTTCACGGGTGCCGACAGCTTCGACTACCAGGTCTGCGACAACGGTACGCCGGGCAGCGCCTGCAGCGCCGCCGTGACCGTCGATCTCACGGTGACCGACCGGATCTGGTTCGTCGATCCGGCCGCGCCCGCCGGCGGCGACGGCCGGCTGGCCACGCCGTTCAACGACATCGACCTGCTCGACGCCGTCAACGACGGGGTCGGGACCAACCCCGGCCCCGGCGATGCACTGTTCGTCGATTCCGGCGCTCAGACCGGCAGCCTGACGCTCCTGGCCGGCCAGCGCCTGTTCGGCGCCGCGGCGAGCGCGCCCCTGGCCACCATGGCCGGCGTCACCGTGCCGCCCTACAGCGATCCCCTGCCGGCCTCGCCGGCCGCCGCGCCGGAACTCGCGAACCCGGGCGGAACCGTGCTGACGCTGGGCAGCGACAACCTGCTCCGCGGCGTACACATCGGCGACAGCATCACCGACATCGTCGGCAACGGATTCGGCACCCTGACCGTGTCGGAAACGCAGCTGCTTGGCACCGGCACCGCGCTCGACCTGAACAACGGCACCGTGATCGACGGCGCGGGCAGCGGCGGCTTCACCACCGTGACATCGACCTCCGCATCGACCAACCTGCGGCTGTTCGCGATCGACGGTAGCCCGACGCTGGGCACCGGGTCGCTGGGCGGCGCCACCGGCTCGGCCGTGATCATCGACGGCGGCACGGCGACCCTGAGCTACGCCGGCTCCATCACCGCAACGACCGGGATCGCTCCAGCGGTCTCGATCCGCAACCGGGCGGGCGGCAGCGTCGAGCTCTCGGGCTCGATCACGTCGACCACCGGCGGCATCGAGCTGGATTCGAACGGCCCATCGAGCGTGACGCTTTCGGGAACGCTGGACATCGATACCAGCGCAACGCCGGGCATCGCCGGCCTGGTCGCGACCAACGGCGGCACGCTGAACGTGACCGGCCCCGGCAACCGGATCAGCACCGCCGGCGCCCGCGCGATCGACGTGGCCAACGTGACCCTCGGTGCCGCGGGCGCGAGCTTCGAGAGCGTCTCGGCCAGCGGCGGCGATCACGGCATCCGGCTGCTCGGCACCGGCGCCGGCGCGTTCAGCATCAACGGCGCCGGCGGCGCGTGCACCCTGGGCACCGCGGTCTGCTCCGGCGGGCGCATTGAAAACACCACCAGCCACGGTCTGCTGCTGCAGAACGCGGCCAACGTCACGCTGCGCAACCTCCGGGTCGATGCGACCGGCGACGCCAACGACGAGAACGGCATCGAGATCGTCGACCCGTCCGGCACCTGGCTCATCGACAGCAGCGCGATCAGCGACGCGGCCGACGACGCGATCGAACTCGGCTTCACCGGCGCCGGCACCCTGGCCTCGCTGACCGTGACCAACAGCGAACTGGACGGCATCGGCGACTTCCCGGGGGGCGTCTACGCGATGGGCGCGGGCAACGGCTTCGCCGGCGCGGCGCTCGACCTGGACATCGCCAACGGCGGCACGCTCGGCACCCTGACGCTGAACGGCCTGACCCTCACCGACTTCGACGGCCGCGGCATCAGCATCGATGTCGGCACGAGCGCGACCTCGGGCACGCTCTCCGGCGGCTCGGTCGACAACATCAGCATGAACGGCATCGGCACGCTGGGCTTCGTGTTCAACGGCGACGGCACCGGCGTCGGCGTGCTCGACTTCGCCGACTCGTCGATCGCCAACGTCGACAATTCGTCGGCGCTGGTGTCCCAGTCCAACGGCAACGCGTCGATCACGCTGGGCGCCGCGCGCACCACGGCCTCGGTGGTCAACGAGAGCTTCTTCGGCGTCAGCTGCAAGCGGCTGGTCAACGACGGCAACGTGGTTGCCGACACGCCCCAGCTCTCGGTCACGCTCGACAGCCACGGCTGCACCGACGGCGGCGACGCCGAGCCGCTGTTCGCCACCGGGCGCGGCAGTCAGGGCCGCTTCGACCTGCAGAGCACGAACAACACGCTGCTGGCCGCGCCGGGCACCTTCATCCACGGCTCCTACATCCAGGCCGGCAACGGCACGGCGGGCGAAGCCGACACGGTCTGCCTGGACAAGAGCGGCAACGACAGCGACGGCGCCGACGGCGAGCCGGGGATCCGGCTGGTGCAGTTCGGTGGAACCACCTACCATCTCGAGGGCTTCGCCGGCACCGGCACCAGTGCCGTGTCCGTGGAGTCGTTCATCGATACGCAGAACCCGCTGTCCACCCCGGGCTCGGACGTCGACGACTTCACCGGCGTGGTGAATTTCAGCACGCCGGCGGCACCCTGCAACACGCCCGCGGTGCCCTGAGGCACCCGGCCCATCGACGAGGAGTACGAAACCATGTCCGAACCGTTTCTAGCCGAAGTCCGCATGGTGGGGTTCAATTTCGCTCCCCGCGGCTGGGCGTTCTGCGACGGCCAGATCCTGCCGATCAACCAGAACCAGAGCCTCTACTCGCTGCTGGGCACGACCTACGGCGGCGACGGCCGGACCAGCTTCGCGCTGCCCGACCTCCGAGGCCGAACGCCCCTGCACGTCGGCAACGGCCACACGCTGGGCCAGCGCAGCGGCGAGGAAACCCACACGCTGACGGCGAACGAGATGCCCCAGCACAGCCATTCGTTGCAGGGCTCCAACGACGCCGCATCCGCACCCGTACCGCAGGACAACCTGGCCGGTGCCGCAACGCTGGAGACCTACGGCGACGTGGGAACGGCACCGGTGGCGATGAATGCCGGCACCGTTGCCAATGCAGGCGGCAGCCAGGCTCACGAGAACATGCAGCCCTGGCTCGCGGTGCGCTTCTGCATCGCGCTGCAGGGGCTGTTCCCCTCGCGCAACTGACGGAGACCGACCATGTCCGAACCCTTTGTCGGAGAAATCCGCATGTTCGCCGGAACCTTCGCGCCGCGCGGCTGGGCCTTCTGCGACGGCCAGCTGCTCGCCGTGTCGCAGAACGACGCGCTGTTCTCGCTGTTCGGCACCATCTACGGCGGCGACGGACGCACCACGTTCGCCTTGCCGGACCTGCGCGGCCGCCTGCCGATCCATGCCGGCAGCGGTCCCGGCCTGTCGCCGCGCCAGATCGGCGCACGTGCAGGCGCCGAGCAGGTCACGCTGACGACCAACCAGCTGCCGTCCCATTCGCATACGTTGCAGGCCAGCCCGGACGCCGCCACCGACACGTCGCCGGCCGGGAAGACCTTCGCCCAGGTCGCCGGCGGCGACCTGTACGGGTCGATCAACCCGACCGCATCGTTCGATGCATCTGCCGTCGGCGCGGTGGGCGGCAGTCAGTCCCACACCAATCTGATGCCCTTCCTGTGCGTGAATTTCATCGTCGCGCTGGTCGGCATCTATCCGTCGCGCACCTGACCGAGGTCCGATCATGTCCGAACCCTTCATTGCCGAAATCCGGATCTTCGCCGGCAACTTCGCGCCGCGCAGCTGGGCGTTCTGCGACGGTCAACTGCTGCCGATTGCCCAGAACACCGCGCTGTTCTCGTTGATCGGAACGATCTACGGCGGCGACGGCCGCACGACCACGGCCCTGCCGAACCTCCAGGGCCGCGCACCGATGCACCCGGGGACCGGCCCCGGGCTCACGCCGCGCAGCATCGGCCAGAACGGCGGGGTCGAGCAGGTCACGATCACCGAGCAGCAGATGCCGAACCACCGGCACACGCTGACCGGATCGAATACCTTCGCCGGCGACGACGACCCGGCCGGACAGTATCCGAGCCGGCCGCGCGGCTTCGGCATCTACACCGCGCCGGGGGCCCCGGTGGCGATGGCGGCGACGGCGGCCACCGGCACCGGCGGCGGCCAGCCGCACAACAACATGCAGCCCTACCTGGCAATGAGCTTCATCATCGCCCTGCAGGGCCTGTACCCGTCCCGTTCGTGAGGAATTCGACGATGAACCGACGCCAGTTCGCTTCCCGACTCGCTGCCGGCGCTGCGCTCTGCGCGCTCGGACCCGTCACCGCCTCGGCGGCTACGCGCAGAACCGTCGGCGATTGCCGCGCGCCCGGCGGCTGGGCCTGCGCCGAGGACTGCGCCCGCGACCGGGGCATGCGCTTCACCGGCGACGGCCCGGTCGTCGCGTCGTTCGAACTGACCGAGGTGATCGACCGGGGACGAGCGGGGCACGGCGCCCAGTTCATCGCGCGCTTCGCCGGCCCGACCGACGCGCCCGAGGGCGTCTACCGGCTGACCGCCGCCGATCGCGACCTCGCGCTGCACCTCCTTCCGGCCGGCGACGGGCGGATGGACGCGGTGTTCAACCTGCTCGACTGATTCCGTGACCCGGGCCTGGATCGCGCGCCTGGCGCAGCCGGGCGTCGGCCTGAGCGCGCGCGAGATCGTCGACGGCGACCGCGAGTTCCTCCGCGACCTCTACGCCAGCACACGCGCCGAAGAACTGGCCCCCGTGCCGTGGCCGGAGGCCGAGAAGCAGCAGTTCCTGACCCGGCAGTTCGAGGCCCAGCACGCGCACTACCGGGAGAACCTGCCCGACGCGGACTACCTGCTGCTGGAGATCGCCGGGGAGCCGGCCGGCCGCATCTACCTCGACGAACGCCACGACGAGATCCGCCTGGTCGACATGGCGTTGCTGCCCGAGCACCGCGGCGCGGGCATCGGCAGCGGGCTCCTGCGAACGGTGATCGAGGCTGCGGTGGAGTCCGGCCGCACCGTGCGTCTGCACGTCGAACGGCACAACCCCGCCTGGCGGCTGTACGACCGGTTCGGCTTCGTCGAGCTGGAAGACCGCGGGGTCTACCGCTTCATGGAGTGGCGCCCCCGCCAGGCCGAGCGTTCGCCCTAGGTAAAGACCGCCTCGTAGGCGACGCCGCCATCGCGCGGCCCGACCGGCACGAGGAACAGCTGCAGTTCGCCGAGCGCTTCGTGCTCGAGGGTCAGCGTCTGTTGCGGCAGCGCGTCCCCCTCGGCGACGACCACCAGCGAGAACGGCTGGCGCTCCTGCCCGGGCTGCCGGTTCAGCGCGTCCACCTCGGCGATCCGTCCATCGCGGTGGACATCGCCGGCGACCAGGCGGACGCGATCGCCCGCGTGGCGGGCGAAGGTCTCGTAGTCCGGCAACGGATCATCGGGCGCGGTCATCTCAGAACAGTCCCAGGATGCCGCCGAGCACGACCAGGATGGCCAGCGGCGCGAACAAGCGGGTCAGCCACAGCCACAGCTGGAACGCCCAGGTCGGCATCTTGTCGTCCAGTTCCTCGCGGGTGATCGTGGTCGACAGCACCCAGCCTGCGAACAGGGCGATCAACAGGCCGCCGACGGGCAGCATGATGTCGGCGGCGACGAATTCGATCGCGGACATGATGTCGCGACCGCCGATCGTGTACTCGGACCAGACGTTCAGCGAGAACACCGAGGCCAGGCCCATCACCCAGGTCAGCAGCGCGACGAACAGCGCGATCTGCTTGCGCGAGAAGTTCGTCGCCTCGACGAAGTACGCCGTCGGCGGCTCGAGCAGCGAAATCGAGCTGGTCCAGGCCGCCACCGACAGCAGCAGGAAGAACGCCATGCCGTAGGCGATACCGTAGGGCATCTCGTTGAAGGCCAGCGGCAGCGAGGTGAAGATGAAGCCGGCGCCGCCGCCTTCGGGATCCAGACCGAAGGACAGCACGATCGGGAAGATCGCCAGGCCTGCGACGAGCGCGACCAGCGTATCGGCGAAGGCAACGGTGACGCCGGTCGCCGGCACGTTGACGTGCGACGGCAGGTAGGCGCCGTAGGTCATGATCGCGCACATCCCCAGGCTGAGCGTGAAGAAGGCCTGGCCCATGGCGGTCACGATCATCGAACCGTCGACGCGCGACCAGTCCGGCGAGAACAGGAAGCCCACGGCCTCCTGGAAGTGCCCGGTGCTCATGCCGTAGCCGAGCAGGATCAGCAGCAGCACGAACAGCATCGGCATCAGGATCGAGACGGCGCGCTCCAGGCCCTTCTCCACGCCCAGCGCGACCACGCCCATGGTCAGGATCATGAACACGCCGTGCCAGAAGATCAGCTTGCCGGGGCTGGCCAGCAGCCCGCCGAATTCCTCACCCGGATCGCTGATCGCCGGCGCACCGAGGAACAGCTGCTGCAGGTAGTCGAAGCCGTAGGACAGGGTCCAGCCGGCGACCACCGAGTAGAAGGACAGCACCAGGAAGCCGGCGAGGATGCCGACCCAGCCGATCAGGGACCAGGCCTTCGACGCGCCGGCTGCCGTGGCCAGTTCCTTCAGCGAGTTGACCGGGCTCATCCGGCCGCGCCGGCCGATCACGATCTCGGCGAACAGCACGGGCAGACCGATCAGCGCGATGCAGGCCAGGTAGACCAGGACGAACGCACCGCCGCCGTTCTCGGAGGTGATGTACGGAAAGCGCCAGATGTTGCCGAGACCGACCGCCGAGCCGGTCGCGGCCATGACGAACATGAGCCGGGACGACCACATGCCGTGGATGGACGTGGTTTTCATGATTCGCGGAACCCCGTTGGATTGTTGTTTTCGTATCCGGGGGATTGTCCGCGAACTCGACCGCCGGAGCAAATCGGAGCCCCTGCGCCCCGGGGCTCGACCCGAGGCCGGCGACTTCCGCGCGATCGTTCGGATCACCGGGCCCCGGCTCGCGGCCGGGATGAGAGGAAATGAGCGTACGCCTCCCCGGATCGTCACCGCGGTCCGCATCCGGCAACGCGTACACGGCGTCCAACGCCATCGGCGCTAGACTTTCCGATGTTCCGGGCTCGACGACCATTTCGAACAAGCATCACATGACCGACCCACTGCTCGAACTCGACGACGTGACCTACGCCTGGCCGGGCGACGACGCGCCGGTCCTGGCGTCCGTGTCGCTCGCGCTCGAAGCGGGCGAGCGCGTCTTCCTGGCCGGGGCGAGCGGTTCGGGAAAGTCGACCCTGCTGGCGCTGATCGGCGGCCTGGTGGCGCCGGCGAAGGGCGCCATCCGCTTCGGCGGCACGCGGGTCGACACGCTGAAGCGCGCCGACCGCGACCGGTTCCGGGCCGACCACCTCGGCGTCATCTTCCAGCAGTTCAACCTGCTCCCCTGGCTCGACGCGATCGACAACGTCCGCCTCGGCTGCCGCTTCTCGACCGCCCGCGCCCGCCGCACCTCGGTCGATGAACCCGGCCGCCTGCTCGGCGCGATGGGGCTGCCCGAAGCCGCCTGGTCGCGACGCGCCGACCGGCTCAGCGTCGGCCAGCAGCAGCGCGTGGCCGCGGCGCGCGCGCTGATCGGCCGCCCCGGGCTGATCCTCGCCGACGAACCGACCTCGGCGCTCGACGACGACCGCCGCGACGACTTCCTCGACCTGCTGTTCGACGAAGTGCGCAACGCTGGCTCGGCGCTGCTGTTCGTCAGCCACGATCGACGCCTCGCCGATCGCTTCGATCGCGCGCTGTCGATGGACTCGCTCGCCTCGGACGCGGGGAGGACGACATGCTGATGCGCCTGGCCCGCGGATCGCTGGCCAACCGTCGCTTCGCGGTCGGCCTGACGATCTTCACGATCGCGATCTCGATCGCGCTGCTGGTGCTGGTCGAACAGATGCGCGGCCAGGTGCGCGAGAACTTCCAGCGTTCCGTGTCGGGCGTGGACCTGATCGTCGGCGCGCCGACCGCGCCCGTCCAGCTGCTGCTGGTCTCGGTCTTCGGCCTCGGCGACCCCACCGCGAACGTGTCCTGGTCGACCTACGAGGAACTGGCCGAGGCCGAAGTCGTCGACTGGGCCGTGCCGATCGCCCTCGGCGACAGCTACGAGGGCTTTCGCGTGGTCGGTACCACGCCGGAGTTCTTCGAACGCTTCCGCTACGCCGGCAGCACGGCGCTGGTCATCGAGCGCGGTACCGCCTGGCGCGATCGCTTCGACGCCGTCGTCGGCGCACGGGTCGCGCGTGCGGTCGACCTCGAGGTCGGCGACACGATCGAGCTCGGACACGGCGGCGGCAACGTCACGCTGGTGACCCATGCCGCCCATCCGTTCCGGATCAGCGGCGTGCTCGCCCCGACCGGCACGCCGGTCGACCAGTCGGTCTACGTCGACCTGGCCGCGCACCACGTCGTGCACGAGGAGTTCATGGCCGGCCGGCCGCTCTCGGGGTTCCGGCCGCCGCCGGGCGAGGGTCCGGCGTCGAGCGCGCCGCAGCACGGCACGGCCGGCGTTGCACCCGATCACGGCCATGCCCACCACGGCGGCCCGAACCAGGGCCACGCACACGACGAGGGCGCGCACGAAGACGGAACACACGATGATGGAACACACGATTCGGACCCGCACGGCGACGTGGACGACACGGTCACGCCCGACAGCGTCAGCGCGATCTTCCTCGGCCTGAAGGCGCGCGCCGCGGCCTTCGGCCTGCAGCGCCGGGTCAACGAGTATCCGGACGAAGCCCTGCTGGCCATCCTGCCCGGCATCGCGCTGCAGCAACTGTGGCGGATCACCGGCACCGTCGAACAGGTGCTGCGCGTGGTCGCGGGCCTGGTCGTGCTGGCCGGCCTGCTCGGCATGCTGACCGCGATGCTGACCACGCTGAACGAGCGGCGCCGGGAAATGGCCATCCTGCGCGCCTGCGGCGCCCGGCCGTGGCAGGTCGCCGGCCTGCTGGTGCTCGAGGCCGCCGTGATCGTGATGGCAGGCGTCGTGCTCGGCGTGCTGCTGGCCTGGGGCCTGCAGGTGCTGCTCGCCCCGTGGTTGCTGGCCCGCTTCGGCATCGCGATCGCACCCGCCCTGCCGGCCGCGGAACTGGTCGG encodes the following:
- a CDS encoding tandem-95 repeat protein translates to MRDSTLARGAFAALTVAFVAGLALFSAPLAAQAPDPVYDVLVDLDRNASTGCSATYTGSAPEPGFERRLRATLDVDTQTIVSVDLQSCDGVAFQTVMALGGAYPAGLNVGVGGTDVIELAVTRDALGAGSQALIRLAFAADNFTGSDLLTTIDGSGAGPGIFLGLPISVPTLSILGLLVLAVLVTAIAWRAHRRAGQLGAVGLVLLVATVAWAMNFSADGDVSDWAGRTPSASDPAGDATDGSAVIDLREAFAAFEDGGLFFRIDVTDIENQPPVVVDDAYATDEDTPLSVAAPGVLANDSDPDGDPITAVLQTGPGNAQAFTLNADGSFDYTPAADFNGSDSFTYVANDGQADSSVATVAITVNAVNDPPVAQDDSATTLEDNPVPVDVLANDSDIDGSLDPASVAITTPPANGGTTVDPGTGVVTYTKTGDFNGTDSFVYEVCDDGTPLPAECASATVTIDVQAVNDAPSFTPGPDPTVLEDAGAQTVAAWATAISAGPPDEAGQVLTFNVTGNDNPGLFSAGPAIDAGSGDLTFTPAADANGSATITITLSDDGGTANGGVDTSPPAIFTITVDPVNDAPTFTPGGDVSVLEDSGAYSQPWASAISPGPADESGQVVSFPITGNTDPALFAAGPSIAADGTLSFTPAADANGSATITVVAMDDGGTANGGVDTSAPASFVIDLTAVNDAPSFTAGPDVSSDEDAGPQTDAGWATAIDPGAPDEGGQVLTFNVVGNDNPTLFAAGPSIDPGSGDLTYTAAPNANGVANITITLSDDGGTANGGVDTSPPATFSITVNPINDPPTVTAPGPFDVLGNVRIQVTDGADDLLANASDAADGPGALPLFIGGTVPATTVQGGDLSINTADGTFSYNPPAGFTGADSFDYQVCDNGTPGSACSAAVTVDLTVTDRIWFVDPAAPAGGDGRLATPFNDIDLLDAVNDGVGTNPGPGDALFVDSGAQTGSLTLLAGQRLFGAAASAPLATMAGVTVPPYSDPLPASPAAAPELANPGGTVLTLGSDNLLRGVHIGDSITDIVGNGFGTLTVSETQLLGTGTALDLNNGTVIDGAGSGGFTTVTSTSASTNLRLFAIDGSPTLGTGSLGGATGSAVIIDGGTATLSYAGSITATTGIAPAVSIRNRAGGSVELSGSITSTTGGIELDSNGPSSVTLSGTLDIDTSATPGIAGLVATNGGTLNVTGPGNRISTAGARAIDVANVTLGAAGASFESVSASGGDHGIRLLGTGAGAFSINGAGGACTLGTAVCSGGRIENTTSHGLLLQNAANVTLRNLRVDATGDANDENGIEIVDPSGTWLIDSSAISDAADDAIELGFTGAGTLASLTVTNSELDGIGDFPGGVYAMGAGNGFAGAALDLDIANGGTLGTLTLNGLTLTDFDGRGISIDVGTSATSGTLSGGSVDNISMNGIGTLGFVFNGDGTGVGVLDFADSSIANVDNSSALVSQSNGNASITLGAARTTASVVNESFFGVSCKRLVNDGNVVADTPQLSVTLDSHGCTDGGDAEPLFATGRGSQGRFDLQSTNNTLLAAPGTFIHGSYIQAGNGTAGEADTVCLDKSGNDSDGADGEPGIRLVQFGGTTYHLEGFAGTGTSAVSVESFIDTQNPLSTPGSDVDDFTGVVNFSTPAAPCNTPAVP
- a CDS encoding GNAT family N-acetyltransferase, whose protein sequence is MTRAWIARLAQPGVGLSAREIVDGDREFLRDLYASTRAEELAPVPWPEAEKQQFLTRQFEAQHAHYRENLPDADYLLLEIAGEPAGRIYLDERHDEIRLVDMALLPEHRGAGIGSGLLRTVIEAAVESGRTVRLHVERHNPAWRLYDRFGFVELEDRGVYRFMEWRPRQAERSP
- a CDS encoding sodium-dependent transporter; the protein is MMKTTSIHGMWSSRLMFVMAATGSAVGLGNIWRFPYITSENGGGAFVLVYLACIALIGLPVLFAEIVIGRRGRMSPVNSLKELATAAGASKAWSLIGWVGILAGFLVLSFYSVVAGWTLSYGFDYLQQLFLGAPAISDPGEEFGGLLASPGKLIFWHGVFMILTMGVVALGVEKGLERAVSILMPMLFVLLLILLGYGMSTGHFQEAVGFLFSPDWSRVDGSMIVTAMGQAFFTLSLGMCAIMTYGAYLPSHVNVPATGVTVAFADTLVALVAGLAIFPIVLSFGLDPEGGGAGFIFTSLPLAFNEMPYGIAYGMAFFLLLSVAAWTSSISLLEPPTAYFVEATNFSRKQIALFVALLTWVMGLASVFSLNVWSEYTIGGRDIMSAIEFVAADIMLPVGGLLIALFAGWVLSTTITREELDDKMPTWAFQLWLWLTRLFAPLAILVVLGGILGLF
- a CDS encoding tail fiber protein, giving the protein MSEPFLAEVRMVGFNFAPRGWAFCDGQILPINQNQSLYSLLGTTYGGDGRTSFALPDLRGRTPLHVGNGHTLGQRSGEETHTLTANEMPQHSHSLQGSNDAASAPVPQDNLAGAATLETYGDVGTAPVAMNAGTVANAGGSQAHENMQPWLAVRFCIALQGLFPSRN
- the msrA gene encoding peptide-methionine (S)-S-oxide reductase MsrA; this translates as MATESKTERAVLAGGCFWGMQDLIRRLPGILETRVGYTGGDVPNATYRNHGTHAEGIEIRFDPERISYRRILEYFFQIHDPTTPNRQGNDRGPSYRSAIYYVDERQREVALDTIADVEASGLWPGKVVTEVEPVGAFWEAEPEHQDYLLRYPNGYTCHFPRPEWVLPRRTAGA
- a CDS encoding tail fiber protein; amino-acid sequence: MSEPFIAEIRIFAGNFAPRSWAFCDGQLLPIAQNTALFSLIGTIYGGDGRTTTALPNLQGRAPMHPGTGPGLTPRSIGQNGGVEQVTITEQQMPNHRHTLTGSNTFAGDDDPAGQYPSRPRGFGIYTAPGAPVAMAATAATGTGGGQPHNNMQPYLAMSFIIALQGLYPSRS
- a CDS encoding ATP-binding cassette domain-containing protein — its product is MTDPLLELDDVTYAWPGDDAPVLASVSLALEAGERVFLAGASGSGKSTLLALIGGLVAPAKGAIRFGGTRVDTLKRADRDRFRADHLGVIFQQFNLLPWLDAIDNVRLGCRFSTARARRTSVDEPGRLLGAMGLPEAAWSRRADRLSVGQQQRVAAARALIGRPGLILADEPTSALDDDRRDDFLDLLFDEVRNAGSALLFVSHDRRLADRFDRALSMDSLASDAGRTTC
- a CDS encoding tail fiber protein, with product MSEPFVGEIRMFAGTFAPRGWAFCDGQLLAVSQNDALFSLFGTIYGGDGRTTFALPDLRGRLPIHAGSGPGLSPRQIGARAGAEQVTLTTNQLPSHSHTLQASPDAATDTSPAGKTFAQVAGGDLYGSINPTASFDASAVGAVGGSQSHTNLMPFLCVNFIVALVGIYPSRT